A stretch of the Elephas maximus indicus isolate mEleMax1 chromosome 3, mEleMax1 primary haplotype, whole genome shotgun sequence genome encodes the following:
- the NFILZ gene encoding NFIL3 like protein, protein MDMGPLDLADILQGRSKTLRGARGRGPTVRRQREFMPEEKKDTIYWEKRRKNNEAAKRSREKRRLNDAAIEGRLAALLEENTLLRAELRALKLHFGLLPPIRGPQTLPLPALLWESPWTGDPHPGAEQLPPLPGSHGCLLRPCSLDAGAPACRGCLVAHRWMGLATPPRPPPEPVPHPPNGIDLALQAALPAALLSYRLLGEHVGSRPELRPFWGLWAPVPTVCRGSESSNVLLTPAADPMGLSPRVTCPSPEGLGQPSLPHKLRIKSRASARAPRGWEGGRGPL, encoded by the coding sequence ATGGACATGGGTCCCTTGGACCTGGCGGACATCCTGCAGGGCCGCAGCAAGACATTACGGGGGGCTCGGGGCAGGGGCCCCACCGTGCGTCGGCAGCGAGAGTTCATGCCAGAAGAGAAGAAGGACACCATTTACTGGGAGAAGAGGCGGAAGAACAATGAGGCGGCCAAGCGATCCCGGGAGAAGCGCCGTCTCAACGACGCGGCCATCGAGGGCAGGCTGGCAGCCCTGCTGGAGGAGAACACACTGCTCAGGGCCGAGCTGCGGGCGCTCAAGCTTCATTTCGGTCTCCTGCCCCCCATTAGGGGCCCCCAGACTCTGCCCCTACCGGCCCTGCTGTGGGAGTCCCCCTGGACTGGGGACCCCCATCCTGGGGCTGAGCAGCTCCCACCCCTGCCTGGGTCACACGGCTGCCTTTTGAGGCCGTGTTCCCTGGACGCTGGGGCTCCAGCGTGCCGGGGCTGCCTGGTAGCTCACAGGTGGATGGGCCTAGCCACTCCCCCCAGGCCTCCCCCGGAACCTGTACCCCATCCCCCCAATGGAATTGACCTGGCCCTGCAGGCTGCCCTTCCAGCTGCTCTCCTCAGCTATCGCCTTCTGGGTGAGCATGTGGGGTCCAGGCCAGAGCTCAGGCCCTTCTGGGGGTTGTGGGCACCCGTGCCCACTGTATGCCGGGGTTCAGAGTCCTCAAATGTGCTGCTGACCCCTGCTGCTGATCCCATGGGGCTGTCCCCCCGGGTGACCTGCCCTAGTCCTGAGGGTCTGGGACAGCCCTCTTTGCCCCATAAACTGCGCATCAAGTCCCGAGCCTCAGCCAGGGCACCTCGAGGCTGGGAAGGTGGCCGGGGCCCCCTCTGA